TATACTGTAATTGTTGCAGCAAACGCTTCTGATCCGGCTCCGATGCAGGTTTATGCACCAATGGCTGGAGCAGCGATCGGGGAATTCTTCCGTGATACGGGTAGACCGGCTTTGATTGTTTATGATGACTTGTCTAAACAGGCTGTTGCTTACCGTGAGCTTTCTCTACTATTGAGAAGACCACCGGGTCGTGAAGCTTATCCAGGTGACGTTTTCTACCTTCACTCCAGATTATTGGAAAGAGCGGCGAAAGTAATCAACGATGATACGATTGCAGCACAAATGAACGATTTACCGGATTCATTAAAACCAATTGTTAAAGGTGGTGGTTCATTAACAGCACTTCCGATTATTGAAACTCAAGCGGGAGACGTTTCTGCTTATATTCCGACGAACGTAATTTCAATTACCGACGGTCAGATTTTCTTGGAAACTGATTTGTTTAACTCCGGAGTTCGTCCGGCAATTAACGTAGGTATTTCGGTATCTCGTGTTGGTGGTAATGCTCAGATTAAATCAATGAAAAAAGTTTCTGGAACATTGAAGCTTGACCAAGCACAATATAAAGAACTGGAAGCTTTTGCTAAATTTGGTTCAGACTTAGATGCTTCTACACAGGCGGTAATTTCTAAAGGAGAGAGAAACGTGGAAGTTTTGAAACAACCCGTAAACTCACCACTTCCTGTAGATAGCCAGGTTGCAATGATTTATGCAGGTACTGAAAACTTAATGCGTAATATTCCTATTGAGAAAGTAAGAGAGTTCCAAACTGAATATATTGCGTTCTTAAGATCTAAACATCCTGAGACCATGGCAGCAATTAAAATGGGAAAAATTGATGATTCAATTACTTCTGTTCTTAAGCAGGCTGCTACAGAACTTGCTTCTAAATACAACTAAAAAATATTCAATTTTCAGTATTCAGAATTTTTAATTTTGAATACTGAATTTTAAACTTTACAGTCAAAGAATGGCAAATTTAAAGGAAATACGGGGGAGAATTACTTCGATCTCATCTACAATGCAGATTACGAGTGCGATGAAAATGGTTTCGGCAGCGAAACTGAAGAAAGCAACCGATGCAATTGGGATGTTGAGACCTTACTCGGAAAAATTGCAGGAGATTATCGAAAATGTAAGTGCTTCAACTGATCTGGAAGGTGTGTCTACGTACACCGAAGAAAGAGAAGTAAACAAAGTACTTTACATTGTGGTAACTTCTAACAAAGGTTTGGCCGGCGCATTTAACTCTGCTGTAATCAAAGAACTTAACAAGTCAATTGCCAATACACCTCATGAGATAGAAATTCTGTCCGTAGGTAAAAAAGTATATGATGCAGTAAGAAAGAGCAAGAAAATTTATGATAATCAAAGTGGTATTTTTGATGGAATGAGCTTTGAGGTTGTTGCGAATTTTGTAGAAAACGTCATGAGAGATTACCGCGAAGGTCGTTTTGATAAAGTGTATGTGATTTACAATAAATTCATCAACGCTGCAACTCAGGAAGTACAGACCGAGCAGGTTCTGCCGATTTCTTTACCTCAAAATGTAGAGGCTTCAAACACCGATTATCTTTTTGAGCCTAATGCAAAAGAAATTTTAGACGTTTTAATGCCTAAATCAATTAAAACGCAGGTTTACAAAGCAATCTTAGATTCAGTGGCTTCTGAACATGGCGCTCGAATGACTGCAATGCACAAAGCAACCGATAATGCGGAAGCTCTTAGAAACGAGTTGAAAATTTTCTACAACAAAGCGCGTCAAGCTGCGATTACCAACGAGATTTTAGAAATCGTAGGTGGAGCAGAAGCTTTGAAGAATTCTTAGAAAGAGTATATTTTATAAAATTATAGACTGTGATATTTTTCACAGTCTTTTTTTTATGCGAAATCGAATTGCCAAGTTCTACTGATCATTAATCACAAACCACGCATAGGTTTATGTACTGATTATTAATATTTTAAGTAAGAAAATAGGTTGTTTCTTATAAATAAATTTTTTACTTTAAGCATTTTACTAAAAAAGAGAATCTAACCTTTAAGATAGCGTCTTTAGATTAGCTGCTTTTGTTTTTCCCCAGTTTACAGATATCGTAATTACTTCTATATTAATTATTTTATTTGTGTATCTTTGTGGCAATATTTTTAAATTTCTAAATGGACTCGGACATAGTCAAGCTCTTGTTAGCTGTATTCTTAGTAGTATTGAATGGTTTTTTCGTAGCCGCTGAATTCTCTATCGTTAAAGTTCGTTACTCTCAAATTCAATTGAAGGCCGCAGAGGGAGATTCGATGGCCAAACAGGCGGAACACATCATTAAGCATTTAGATGAATATCTTTCTGCAACCCAGCTCGGTATCACCTTGGCTTCCCTGGCTTTAGGTTGGGTCGGTGAAAGTGCAATGCATCACGTCATCGAAAATATGTTTCATTATTTCAATGTTGCTGTTGCAGATGCCACCATTACTACGATTTCCCTTGTATTAAGTTTCCTGATAATTACCGTAATGCATATTGTGTTTGGTGAATTAATTCCGAAATCTATTGCGATCAGAAAATCAGAATCTACAGCCATGTTTATCGCAATGCCTTTGCGTGTATTCTATACTGTTTTCAAGCCATTTATCTGGACCATGAACCACATGTCTAATGCATTTTTGCGTTTAATAAAAATTCATCCAGCTTCCGATCAGGAAATTCACTCTACCGAAGAATTGCAGTTATTGGTAAAACAGTCTGCCGATTCCGGAGCGATTGAAGAAGAAAACTACGAGATCATTAAAAATGCTTTTGATTTTACGGACCACTCTGCGAAGCAGATCATGATTCCGAGACAGAATATCTCGTCGATCGATATTGAAGAACCCATTGAAAATATTATTAATATCATTATGGAAAGCGGTTATTCCCGACTTCCCGTTTATAAAGATTCTATTGATAATATTATTGGAATATTTTATGCGAAAGAAATCATTCGCGAATATGTAAAAAGAAAGGGAGAAATTACCCATGAAGATTTAAACGATCTTATGCGGGAAGCATTTTTCGTGGTGGGAAGTAAGAAGATCTCTGACCTTTTAAAAGTTTTCCAGCAGAAAAAGCAGCATTTGGCAGTTGTTATTGATGAATTCGGTGGCACTGAAGGAATTGTAACCTTAGAAGATATTTTAGAAGAGTTGGTAGGTGAGATTCAGGATGAGGAAGATGAAGAAGAGAAAATCGTTGACAAAGTGGGCGAGAATGTTTTCTGGGTAAAAGCTACGCAACCTTTAGATGAGATCAATGAGAAGCTACCAAAAATTTTCCCACTTTCAGAAGATGGAGAATACAATACATTAGCAGGTTTTATTTTGCATGAACTCGAAGATATTCCGGGAGAAAATCAGGAATTCGTTATCAATGATTATCAGATTAAAATTCTGAAAATGCAGAATAAAAGTGTTGATCTTGTAGAACTTGTTTATGAAGAACCCAATATTATTTCGGAATTAGCCAACGAAATTGGAGAAATTTAATTTAAAGAATACTAATTTTTAAAATTAAAGACATGAGCATACATTATAATATTCCGGCAAACATTAAAGATTACGAAAAGCCGCAGCGGGAATACGAAGAAGACGTCGGACTGCTTGAGCAGGAAGATGAAGTATATAAAATCGTGTTGTGGAATGATGACGTAAATACCTTTGATTACGTTATAGAAGCCTTGATAGAAATTTGCGGGCATACCTTAGAACAGGCAGAACAATGTACGATGCTCGTTCACTACAAAGGCAAATGTACCGTAAAAACCGGGAGTTTAGAAAAGCTAAAACCCATGCACGAAAAATTACTTTCCCGAAGTTTAACTTCAGAAATTGTTTAAACCAAAGTTTCGTATTTCGAAACTTTTATTTTATAAAATAATATGAGTCCAGTTTTATTGATCATCATTGCAGCCACGGCAATCATCAGTTATATCGCTTTTAGCAATCACGCGCTTTTCGAAAAATACAAGTTCAATGTCGGTGCAATCTTGCGCAATAAAGAATATGTGCGGTTAATTTCTGCCGGTTTTTTACATGCAGATTTAATGCATTTGTTGTTCAACATGATGACGTTGTATTTCTTTGGACCCATTGTCATCGATGCTTTTGGTGCGTTCGGATTTCTTTTGGTGTATTTCGGATCTATTCTATTAGGAAACGTATTTTCCCTCTACCTCTATAAAAATCAATCCTGGTATTCTGCAATCGGAGCGAGTGGTGGAGTTTCGGGGATTTTATTTGCATCCATCGCGATGATTCCTGATTTGCCCATTTACTTTTTCTTTATTCCAATTGCCATTCCGGGGTACCTTTTCGGTTTCGCCTATTTTGGGTATTCCGTTTATATGATGCTCAATCCGCGACAAAACGATAATATCGGACATGCCGCGCATTTGGGCGGCGCATTTTTCGGCTTGGTTTACGCGGTTGCCCTTCAACCTGAACGAGCAGTGCAGAATGCTTTATACTTGGGAATTATGGCACTTCCGCTTATGTATATGGCGTATATGGTTTTCGTGAAAAAGCGAGTTGGTTAAAATTGTTAGGAGCAACAAAATTTACGCTTCTTAGAAATTCCGGTCCCGCTTTCCACTCTATCTTTTTTTCGTCGTTCCTCCTCAAAAAAGGATGCCGTTCCAATCGGGGCTAGAAGTTCACGCAGTTTTTCTTTTCGCGACAAATTTTTGCGGGTATTCCTTAAATAAGATGGCTACAATTTCATACAGTTTCTATTTTCATGGCAGAATTTTAACGAGGTATTTTAGTTAAAAATTCTTATAATTTCATTAGCAAAAGGATTACCCCGGTCTTAATAGATCCAGTTCAAAATAGTTTTTAGACAAGACCTTTAGAGAACTACTTCTTTTTGTAACAGTAATTGTTTCAAGATATATTGACTAATTCCGGTTTTGTAATTACATTTTAGATTCAATAAATCAGCGCAATAAAAATGAATAAATGCAACAATTCAACTTTTCGGCGCTCGCTTCGCTCGCGCCCACCTTCAACCTTCACCCTTTACCTTTCAACAATAAACTCTCCTCACTTTCTTCCCCAAACAATCCTCTCATTCCCAGACAAATCTCTCATCAATTCTGCTTCCGACAAAACATTAGTAAAAAGTTCCAAAGTTTCTTTTCCCAATTTCTGATTAATTTCCAGAAAAACCAATCCATTTTCATTCAAATGACTTTTGCAATCTTCTGCAATCTTTTCATAGAAGATCAAAGCATTTGAAGTTGGAGAAAACAATGCCATTTTAGGCTCAAACTCTTTTACCGAATCTGCAATCTCACCTTCTTCCTCGATTCCAATATAAGGCGGATTAGAAATGATAACATCATAAACCCCAGTCAAGTTTGCCTTCAAATAATCCTGGTGGATAAAATTAATTTCAACCTGCTGAAAATCTGCATTTCGCTGCGCAGTTTTCAAAGCGTTTTCAGAGAAGTCAATCGCCGAAACTTCCGCGTCCGGAAAACGTTTCTTTAACACAATCGGAATAATTGCAGAACCCGTTCCAATATCTAAAATTTTTAAATCCTTGTTATGGGAACCTGATTTGTTAATTTTATCAATCGCCAACTCCAACAATTCCTCCGTTTCAGGTCTTGGAATCAAAACATGTTCATCCACAAAAAACTTTAAACCATAAAATTCCGTTTCCCCTAAAATCTGTTGATAAGGTTTCCCGGTTGTAAGTTCAGATAAAAAAGAATTTAATTTTTCTTCTATATTTTCTGTCACATCTTCATCGCGGGCATTTCGAATTTCTATCGAATTCCATCCTGTTAAATGCTGAACAAAAACATCAAATAGCCGGGAAGACTCCGAATCATCATAAATGGAAAGAAGCTGTTTTTTAAAGTGAATTTTATATTGGGAATAGGTCATTTTATTGTTCAGTATTTTTCAGAATTTTAAATATAATTCCTTTTTTTGGAAAGGAGTGGAGATGCATTAAAAAATAATTGTAGAAAGCCCTTATAAAAAGCAAATTGTCTCGTTTCTAAGGCCAAATTTAAATAAATTCACTAATTTTGAAAAAATTGAAAAATAAAAATGAAAAAATATTTTCTGATGACTTTTTCTGCAGTAGTTCTAGTTTCCTGCGGTTCTTCAAAAAAAGTAGTGGTCAAGCGTGCAACTCCAACCAAAACTGTTGCTAAAACTGCTGACTTAAAAACGTTAGAATCAAATTATTCCGGTAAAAACTCCAATTTAGTCTCAGAATTACTACGCGACGCTAAGAAATATTTAGGTGCTCCTTATAAATACGCTGGAAATACGGCCTCCGGTTTTGATTGTTCTGGATTAGTAGCAAAAGTATTTGACGAAAATGAGTTGCAGCTTCCACGCAGATCCGAAGATCAAGCGAATAAAGGAGTTCCGATAAAAATAAAAGAAGCAAAACCGGGCGATCTTGTCTTTTTTGCAACATCAGGTGGTTCAAAAGTAACACATGTCGGAATTATTCACGATATCGGGCGTGACGGCGAAGTAAAATTTATTCATTCATCTACTTCAAAAGGCGTAATTATCTCTTCACTTAATGAAAAGTATTGGAACAAAGCATATCTTTTCGCCCGAAGAGTTTTGTAAATTTGTACGCTTTAAAATTTTAAAAATAAACTGATTATATGTTACAGCAAACCATAGAAAATATTTGGGACAACAGAGAATTGTTACAGAACGAAGACAGTAAAAAAGCCATTCGTGAAGTGATCCGACAATTAGATTTAGGAGAACTGCGTGTAGCCGAACCTACTGACGATGGCTGGAAAGTAAACGAATGGGTGAAAAAAGCCGTCGTGATGTATTTTCCAATCCAGAAAATGGAAACGATTGAAGTAGGTCCGTTCGAGTTTCATGACAAAATGCCTTTGAAAAGAAATTATGCTGAAAAAGGGGTGAGAGTCGTACCTCATGCGGTTGCAAGAGAAGGAGCTTACATCGCCTCCGGCGTGATTTTGATGCCTTCTTATGTAAATATTGGGGCGTACGTAGATTCTGGAACCATGGTTGATACCTGGGCAACTGTTGGAAGCTGTGCACAGATCGGGAAAGATGTTCACTTGAGTGGTGGAGTAGGAATTGGCGGCGTTCTAGAACCTTTACAGGCCGCTCCGGTCATTATTGAAGATAACGTTTTCGTGGGTTCCAGATGTATCGTTGTAGAAGGAGTTCATGTAGAAAGAGAAGCTGTGTTGGGAGCAAATGTGGTCTTAACTGCCTCTACAAAAATCATTGATGTTACGGGTGAAAATCCGGTTGAAATTAAAGGAAGAGTTCCGGCGCGTTCGGTGGTCATTCCCGGAAGTTATACCAAGAAGTTTCCAGCTGGAGAATATCAGGTACCTTGTGCTTTGATCATTGGGCAAAGAAAAGAATCTACGGATAAAAAAACTTCTCTTAACGACGCTTTGAGAGAAAATAATGTTTCCGTTTAATTCTGATCGCTATGGCAATTCCTAAGTATATTTTTCAAACTTTTAAGACCAAAAAATTGCCAGTGATCACCCGATGGCATATTTGGAACATGAAAAGACAAAACCCTGAATATGAATATTTTTTGTATGATGATGAGGATATTCAGGAGTTTTTTAAAAAGGAATTTCCTCAAGACTATTTAAAAGCTTACAATGAACTGACGATTGGTGCAGCAAAGGCAGATTTTTTCCGTTACGCGATTCTTTATAAGAAAGGCGGCGTCTATCTCGATATCGACAGTGGAATGTCAAAACCTTTAAAATATCTCATTCAGCATGATGATGTTGCACTGATCAGCAAGGAAAGACACGTTGGATTATTTTGCCAGTGGGCCTTAATTTTCGACAAAGGCCATCCTTTTTTGAAAAGAACGTTAGAAGATGTTTTAGAGAATATTCAGACGCACCGTTTTCCTCACGATGTGCATCAAACTACCGGTCCTACTGCATTCTCCAACGCGATCAGAGCTTGTATTGCTGAAGATCCTTCTATTCCTTACCGTATTTTTGATGGAATTGAATACCGCGGTTATTTGAAATTCAAGTATAAATTGGGTAAGTTTTTTCTATACAGTAAGAAATCAGACCATTGGAAACGCAAACAACTGACTCAGGATATCATTAAACCTGCGGAATAATGAAAATTGCTTTTGATGGGAAACGGTTTTTCAATAACAGTTCGGGTTTAGGAAACTATTCACGCGACTTAGTCAGGATTTTAGCGACTTATTTTTCGGAAAACAAATATGTACTTTTTAATGAAAATCAATCAGTAAAAGGTAAAGATATTCTGAATTTACCGAATGTTTCTTTTGTGGAAACTTCCAAAGGAAATTTTTCCCGACAATTGAAAATGGGTAAAGATGCACAGCAGATCAATGCAGATATTTTCCATGGACTTTCCGGTGAATTGCCTTTAAAATGGACAGATAAACCCATTAAAAAGATCGTTACCATTCATGATTTGATCTTCTTAAGATTTCCCCAATACTATTCTTTTTTTGACCGTAAAATCCATTTCTGGAAATTTAAAAAAGCCACAGAACAAGCCGATTTAATTATCGCCATTTCAGAACAGACCAAGCGGGATATTATTCAGTTTTTAAAAGTTCCGGAAGAAAAAATTAGGGTTGTTTATCAAGGCTGTCATCATGCTTTTAAAGTAAATCAAAGCGCAGACTTTTTAAATTCCATTAAAGAAAAATACAATCTTCCGAAAAGATTTATTTTGAATGTCGGAACAATTGAAGAGCGAAAAAACCTTTTACATATTGTTAAAGCCATTCATGGAACGGAAATCCCTTTAGTGGTCATCGGTAAGAAAACAAAATACTTTAATAAAGTTCAAAAGTTTGTAAAGAAAAATAAATTAGAAGATCAGGTTCAGTTTCTTGAAAATGTTTCAATGGAAGAATTGGCCACCATTTATAAACTGGCAGATATTTTCGTTTACCCAAGTTTTTTCGAAGGTTTTGGTATTCCTGTTATTGAATCTCTTTTTTCCGGAACGCCAGTAATTACAAGTAACATAAGTTGTCTGCCGGAAGCAGGTGGCGAGAATTCAGTTTACATAAATCCACACAATTTCGAAGACATTAAAGCCAAGATTTTATTTCTCTGGAATAACGAATCTGAAAGAAATCGAAGAACAGGAAAAAGTTTAGAATTCGTTCAGAAATTTAATGATGAAGAAATTGCTAAAAATTTACACGCTGTTTATCAGGAAGTTATAATTGAATAGAAATTAATTCTTGCAGGTTAAAATGTTTATCAGTTATATTTGCACAGTTAAAACAACATGAAAAATACAATCACTTTATTCCATCATCATCATCTCATCTAAAGACGAGTTGATATATTTATGGCATTAAGTGAATAAAATAAAATTAAACCGTCTGAGCAAAGACGGTTTTTTTTGTATCCAAAAATAAAGCATTTGTTCAGACCCAATCTCAAAATTGAACATGAACAAATTAAAAATTGCCCTCCAAAAAAGCGGACGCTTAAGCGAAAAATCCTTAGAACTTTTACAGGAATGTGGAATTAAAATTCCGGATTTTAAAAGTAAACTGAAAAATTCAGCCACTAATTTTCCTTTAGAAATACTGTTCCTTCGGGATGATGATATTCCCAAATATGTAGAACAAGGTATTGTCGATATTGGGATTATCGGAGAAAACGAAGTTCTGGAACAGAACAAAAATGTTGACTTAGTAAGAAAGCTGGGTTTTGCGAATTGTCGTTTATCACTTGCAATTCCGAAAGATGTAGAATATACCGATTTAAGTTTTTTCAATCAGAAAAAAATTGCAACATCTTATCCTTCAATTGTTAAAAACTATTTCGATAAAAAAAATATCAATGCCGAAATTGTGGAGATTTCTGGAAGTGTGGAAATCGCGCCAAGTATTGGTTTAGCAGATACCATTGCTGATTTGGTAAGTTCCGGAAGCACTTTATTACACAATGGTTTGAAAGAAGTGGAGCAGGTCTTAAAAAGTGAAGCCGTTCTAATTTCCAGCCGAAATCTTCCTGAGGATATTTCAATCATTCTGGAATCATTTCTTTTCCGAATTCAGGCAGTCATTAATTCCCGTGAGAACAAATACATTTTGTTAAACGCTCCAAACGATTCAATCGAAAAAATAATTGAAATTTTGCCAGGCATGAAATCTCCAACGGTTTTACCTTTAGCTGAAACTGGATGGAGTAGTATTCACTCTGTTGTTCGTGAAAATGAATTCTGGAAAATTATCGATGAGTTGAAAAAGTTTGGTGCAGAAGGTATCTTGGTGATTCCAATCGAAAAAATGGTTTTGTAATTTAATTGATCATGAAAAATATAATTAAATATCCGACGCAAAATACTTGGGAAACTTTGCTACAAAGACCATTGCTGGAAAAAAAGGATTTGAGAAATACCGTTCAGGAAATTTTCTTGAAGGTTAAAAATGAAAGAGATTCTGCCTTAAAAGAATTCTCGGAAAAATTTGATCAGGTTAATATTGAAAACTTATTGGTTTCTGAAGAAGAAATAGAATTTGCGATTAATGAAGTTTCAGAAGAATTAAAAACCGCAATCAATCAGGCTAAAGAAAACATCTATAAATTTCACGTTGCTCAAAAAGCAAATACCGAAGAAATTGAAACCACCGAAGGAGTTATTTGTTGGCGCGAATCGCGAGCGATTGAAAAAGTTGGATTATATATTCCAGGCGGAACCGCGTCGCTTTTTTCCACTGTTTTAATGTTGGCTATTCCGGCTCAAATTGCAGGTTGTAAAGAAGTGATTCTTTGCACGCCACCAAAAAAAGATGGTTCGATTAATCCCGCAATTTTATACACCGCGAAATTGTGTGGAATTACAAAAATTTTTAAAGTTGGCGGTGCGCAAGCCATTGCAGCTTTAACTTTTGGAACAGAAAGTATTCCCAAAGTTGACAAGATTTTCGGTCCCGGAAATCAATATGTGACGCAAGCGAAACAATTGGCGATGGAATTTAATGTCGCCATCGATTTACCAGCGGGTCCAAGCGAAGTTTTAGTGATGGCCGATCAATCCGCAAATCCTGAATTTTGTGCCGCAGATTTATTGTCTCAAGCAGAACACGGAACGGATTCTCAAGTTATTTTTATTTCGACAGATGAAATCATTTTTAATGAAACTTTAGACGAAATTGAAAAACAATTAGACGAACTTCCAAGAAATGAAATCGCAAAATTAGCCTTAGATAACAGCCGGTTTATTTTATTGAATTCAATTGATGAAGCCCTTGAAATGAGTAATTTCTATGCACCGGAACATTTAATTTTAGCGGTCGAAAATTCAAAAAGTTATATATCAAAAATTACAAACGCAGGTTCTATTTTTCTCGGAAATTACACACCGGAATCAGCGGGAGATTATGCAAGTGGAACCAATCACACTTTACCAACCAACGGTTTTGCGAGAAATTATAGTGGTGTTTCACTCGACAGTTTTGTTAAGAAAATAACCATTCAGGAAATTACAAAAATCGGACTGAAGAATATTGGAAAAACTATAGAGGTCATGGCAGCTGCAGAAGGTTTGGATGCTCACAAAAATGCTGTTTCACTTCGCTTAAAATCTTTAGAAAATGGAATTTAATTTAAATAAAATGATTCGTCCGCATTTAGTTGGAGTGAAATCATACCAAACTTTACGTGATTCCTATATTAATAAACAAGCGGTTTATTTGGATGCGAATGAAAATCCTTTCGGTGAATTTAACCGTTATCCGGATGGTGATCCAATTAAGTTAAAAAAGAAACTGGCCGAAATTAATCTAGCAAAAACTGAGAATTTATTTTTAGGAAACGGCAGCGATGAGTTGATCGATTTAACGATGCGCATTTTCTGCGAACCGACGAAAGATTCGATTATGATTATGAATCCGAGTTTTGTGATGTACGAAATTTATGCAAAAATGAATAATCTTCAGGTTGAAAAACTGCAATTGAATTCAGATTTTGAATTAGAGAAAGGTAAGTTTTTAAATACAATTTCTACAAGTCAGGCTAAAGTTTTATTTCTCTGTTCACCTAATAATCCAACCGGAAATTCAATTTCTGATCTAGAATTTTATATTCAAAATTTTAAGGGAATTGTAGTCGTTGATGAGGCGTATATTGAGTTTTCTCCAGCAGATTCTGCGGTCAAATTATTATATAAATATCCAAACTTAATTGTTTTAAAAACTTTATCAAAAGCTTTTGGAATGGCAGGTTTACGAATTGGAGTTGGTTTTGCCTCAGCAGAAATTGCGAGTTTGTTCATACAACTTAAACCTCCTTACAATATTAGTTCAGAAAGTCAAAAATTGGCTTTGGAGCAATTGAATCAAGTGCAAGAAATCGAAAATAACATCGGTTTCATTCTGGAAGAAAAGGAAAAATTAAAAAAAGGTTTAGATCAAATTAATGAGGTCGTAAAAATATATTCGTCCGATGCTAATTTTTTTCTCATTGAATTTAAAGATGCACAATTGATCTATCAGAAATTATTAGACAAAAATATTTTGACAAGTTTAAGACATCCCAATTTAAAAAACTGCCTTCGAATAAGTGTCGGAGCTGCTCAAGAAAATTCAGAACTATTAAAAGTATTATCAGAAATAGACGAATTATGAAAAAAGTATTATTCATCGACCGCGACGGAACTATAATTATTGAAACGCCGACAGATTTACAAGTAGATTCTTTAGAAAAATTAGAATTTTATCCAAAAGTGATTCAGAATTTAGCCAAGATTGTGAAAGAACTGGATTACGAATTGGTTATGGTTACGAATCAGGATGGTTTGGGTACGGATTCTTTTCCGCATGAAGATTTCAAAATTCCACAGGAAAAAATGTTGAAGACTTTGGCCAATGAAAATATTGTTTTTTCAGATATTTTAATTGATAATAGTTTTAAATCTGAAAATTCGCCCAACAGAAAACCTCGAACTGGATTGCTTCAAAAATACATCTATGGAAACTATGATCTGAAAAATTCCTTCGTCATTGGAGATCGGAAAACAGATGTAGAACTGGCGAAAAATTTAGGAACACAATCTATTTTCATTTCTAAAGAAAATTTTGAAGATGCGTTTTTAACTACTGATAATTGGGATGAAATTTATCAATATTTAAAGCAGATTCCAAGGAAAGCAAAGGTCAATCGAAAAACAAAAGAAACAGAGATTTCAATTGAACTGAATCTCGACGGAAGCGGAAAATCTAATATCAACACCGGTTTGGCTTTCTTTGATCACATGCTCGAACAGATTTCAAAACACGGAAATTTTGATTTAAAAGTTTTGGTAAATGGCGATCTTCAGGTTGATGAACATCACACGATTGAAGATACGGCTTTGGTTTTCGGAACTTGTTTTGAGCAAGCGTTAGGTTCAAAAAAAGGAATTGAGCGTTATGCTTTTGCTTTACCAATGGACGATTGTTTGGCGCAAGTCGCGCTCGATTTTGGTGGACGTAATTGGTTGGTTTGGAACGTTGATTTTAAAAGAGAAAAAATCGGTGATGTTCCGACTGAATTGTTTTATCATTTCTTTAAATCATTCACAGATACTGGAAAATGTAATCTCAATATTCAATGTGAAGGCGAAAATGAACACCATAAAATTGAATCGATCTTTAAAGCTTTTGCGAAAGTTTTACGAGATGCGGTGAAGCGAGATGACAATAATTTTTCAATTCCAAGTACAAAAGGAGTATTATGATAGCGATTATCGATTACGTTGCCGGAAATGTAAAATCCGTTGAAAATGCTGTGAGAAAATTGGGTTACGAAACCTTAATAAC
This DNA window, taken from Kaistella carnis, encodes the following:
- the hisG gene encoding ATP phosphoribosyltransferase, producing the protein MNKLKIALQKSGRLSEKSLELLQECGIKIPDFKSKLKNSATNFPLEILFLRDDDIPKYVEQGIVDIGIIGENEVLEQNKNVDLVRKLGFANCRLSLAIPKDVEYTDLSFFNQKKIATSYPSIVKNYFDKKNINAEIVEISGSVEIAPSIGLADTIADLVSSGSTLLHNGLKEVEQVLKSEAVLISSRNLPEDISIILESFLFRIQAVINSRENKYILLNAPNDSIEKIIEILPGMKSPTVLPLAETGWSSIHSVVRENEFWKIIDELKKFGAEGILVIPIEKMVL
- a CDS encoding 2,3,4,5-tetrahydropyridine-2,6-dicarboxylate N-succinyltransferase, which produces MLQQTIENIWDNRELLQNEDSKKAIREVIRQLDLGELRVAEPTDDGWKVNEWVKKAVVMYFPIQKMETIEVGPFEFHDKMPLKRNYAEKGVRVVPHAVAREGAYIASGVILMPSYVNIGAYVDSGTMVDTWATVGSCAQIGKDVHLSGGVGIGGVLEPLQAAPVIIEDNVFVGSRCIVVEGVHVEREAVLGANVVLTASTKIIDVTGENPVEIKGRVPARSVVIPGSYTKKFPAGEYQVPCALIIGQRKESTDKKTSLNDALRENNVSV
- a CDS encoding C40 family peptidase, whose protein sequence is MKKYFLMTFSAVVLVSCGSSKKVVVKRATPTKTVAKTADLKTLESNYSGKNSNLVSELLRDAKKYLGAPYKYAGNTASGFDCSGLVAKVFDENELQLPRRSEDQANKGVPIKIKEAKPGDLVFFATSGGSKVTHVGIIHDIGRDGEVKFIHSSTSKGVIISSLNEKYWNKAYLFARRVL
- a CDS encoding glycosyltransferase family 4 protein gives rise to the protein MKIAFDGKRFFNNSSGLGNYSRDLVRILATYFSENKYVLFNENQSVKGKDILNLPNVSFVETSKGNFSRQLKMGKDAQQINADIFHGLSGELPLKWTDKPIKKIVTIHDLIFLRFPQYYSFFDRKIHFWKFKKATEQADLIIAISEQTKRDIIQFLKVPEEKIRVVYQGCHHAFKVNQSADFLNSIKEKYNLPKRFILNVGTIEERKNLLHIVKAIHGTEIPLVVIGKKTKYFNKVQKFVKKNKLEDQVQFLENVSMEELATIYKLADIFVYPSFFEGFGIPVIESLFSGTPVITSNISCLPEAGGENSVYINPHNFEDIKAKILFLWNNESERNRRTGKSLEFVQKFNDEEIAKNLHAVYQEVIIE
- the hisD gene encoding histidinol dehydrogenase; translation: MKNIIKYPTQNTWETLLQRPLLEKKDLRNTVQEIFLKVKNERDSALKEFSEKFDQVNIENLLVSEEEIEFAINEVSEELKTAINQAKENIYKFHVAQKANTEEIETTEGVICWRESRAIEKVGLYIPGGTASLFSTVLMLAIPAQIAGCKEVILCTPPKKDGSINPAILYTAKLCGITKIFKVGGAQAIAALTFGTESIPKVDKIFGPGNQYVTQAKQLAMEFNVAIDLPAGPSEVLVMADQSANPEFCAADLLSQAEHGTDSQVIFISTDEIIFNETLDEIEKQLDELPRNEIAKLALDNSRFILLNSIDEALEMSNFYAPEHLILAVENSKSYISKITNAGSIFLGNYTPESAGDYASGTNHTLPTNGFARNYSGVSLDSFVKKITIQEITKIGLKNIGKTIEVMAAAEGLDAHKNAVSLRLKSLENGI
- a CDS encoding glycosyltransferase family 32 protein, which gives rise to MKRQNPEYEYFLYDDEDIQEFFKKEFPQDYLKAYNELTIGAAKADFFRYAILYKKGGVYLDIDSGMSKPLKYLIQHDDVALISKERHVGLFCQWALIFDKGHPFLKRTLEDVLENIQTHRFPHDVHQTTGPTAFSNAIRACIAEDPSIPYRIFDGIEYRGYLKFKYKLGKFFLYSKKSDHWKRKQLTQDIIKPAE